In one window of Pseudomonas chlororaphis subsp. chlororaphis DNA:
- a CDS encoding ABC transporter ATP-binding protein, whose product MHTSSPVLAIDNLSLEFPAYKNNVKALNGVSLHVNPGEIVGVVGESGSGKSVTAMLSMRLLPERSYRITAGSLSMLGRDMLAAPEKELLQMRGRDAAMIFQEPMTALNPTRRIGRQMLDVIIHHQKISAAQARLKAIALLRDMHIASPEQVLESYPFELSGGMRQRVMIALAFSCEPQLLIADEPTTALDVTVQRQVLLLLREKARQRGTAILLITHDMALVSQFCDRVYVMYTGAVVEEGGTVEVMGNPQHPYTQGLLSGLPEMVEPGQPLLTIPGQVPNLASLPVGCTFQERCPYVMPVCSKRPNLNSINGNEQRKSACWLPVKELS is encoded by the coding sequence ATGCACACTTCGAGTCCAGTACTGGCCATCGATAACCTGAGCCTGGAATTCCCGGCTTACAAAAATAACGTCAAGGCCCTGAACGGCGTGTCGTTGCACGTCAATCCCGGCGAAATCGTCGGCGTGGTAGGCGAGTCGGGGTCGGGCAAGTCGGTCACGGCGATGCTCAGTATGCGATTGCTGCCAGAGCGCAGTTATCGGATCACCGCCGGCAGCTTGAGCATGCTCGGTCGCGACATGCTGGCGGCTCCTGAAAAGGAGCTGCTACAGATGCGTGGGCGCGATGCCGCGATGATTTTCCAGGAGCCGATGACGGCCCTGAACCCGACTCGGCGCATCGGTCGGCAAATGCTCGACGTGATCATCCATCACCAAAAGATCAGCGCGGCCCAAGCCCGTCTCAAGGCAATTGCATTGTTGCGTGACATGCACATCGCCAGCCCGGAGCAAGTATTGGAGAGTTACCCTTTCGAGCTGTCCGGAGGCATGCGGCAACGGGTGATGATCGCGCTGGCGTTCTCCTGTGAGCCGCAACTGCTGATCGCCGACGAGCCGACCACCGCCCTCGACGTTACCGTGCAACGCCAGGTGCTGTTGCTGCTGAGGGAAAAAGCCCGGCAACGGGGCACCGCCATTCTGCTCATTACCCATGACATGGCCTTGGTTTCGCAGTTCTGCGACCGGGTGTATGTGATGTATACCGGCGCGGTGGTTGAAGAGGGCGGTACCGTCGAAGTGATGGGCAACCCGCAACATCCCTATACGCAAGGGTTACTCAGTGGCCTTCCGGAAATGGTCGAGCCGGGTCAGCCGCTGCTGACCATCCCCGGTCAAGTGCCAAACCTGGCGTCTTTGCCTGTGGGCTGCACCTTTCAGGAGCGTTGCCCCTACGTCATGCCGGTTTGTAGCAAACGCCCGAACCTCAACAGCATTAATGGTAATGAGCAACGTAAAAGTGCGTGCTGGTTACCGGTCAAGGAGCTTTCGTGA
- a CDS encoding ABC transporter substrate-binding protein → MNPMNTVTSKTFPGASKLLLSVLCSALSLGAWQAAAAAVPQDTLVIGKPADPQTLDPAVTFDNNDWTITYPSYQRLVGYKVEGDKSSTEVQGDLAESWTVSPDSLVWEFKIKPGNKFDDGAPVDATAVKFSFDRLMTLKQGPSGAFPEDMVVAVVDPQTVRFTLKTPFAPFLFTLAHNGASIINPDVVNKSPDVNAWLSSHTAGSGPFRLSNWQKGQSLTMEPNTYFAGPKPALKTVVIKIIGEPSVRRLQLERGDLDIIEDMPEDQLGALASKPGVVVKDFPSLRVTYLYLNNKKGPLTSVDARRAITEAVDYNGIVKGILKDKAKLMNGPIPDGMWAYDSSLSPMRQDMAAAKDSLAKAPQKITNLSYMYSDKDPNWEPIGLTLQAALAPLGINLKLEKLANATLRERVGQADYDIAAGAWSPDFADPYMFMNFWFDSKMQGLQGNRSFYSNPEVDKLIREAAATSDTAKRVELYQSAQKVVLKDSVYAYLYQKSYTLPMRDSVKGYLFNPMLEQVFNLGSMSK, encoded by the coding sequence ATGAACCCAATGAACACCGTGACCAGCAAAACCTTTCCCGGCGCCAGCAAACTGCTGCTGAGCGTTTTGTGCAGTGCATTGAGCCTCGGTGCCTGGCAAGCTGCTGCGGCGGCTGTACCCCAGGACACGCTGGTCATCGGCAAACCCGCCGATCCGCAGACCCTCGACCCGGCCGTGACCTTTGATAACAACGACTGGACCATCACCTATCCGTCGTATCAACGCTTGGTCGGCTACAAGGTCGAGGGTGATAAAAGCAGCACTGAAGTGCAGGGCGACCTGGCCGAGAGCTGGACCGTTTCCCCAGACAGCCTGGTCTGGGAGTTCAAAATCAAACCGGGCAATAAATTCGATGACGGTGCCCCGGTAGATGCCACAGCGGTAAAGTTTTCCTTTGATCGCTTGATGACCCTCAAGCAAGGGCCTTCCGGCGCATTCCCGGAGGACATGGTAGTGGCGGTCGTCGATCCGCAGACCGTCCGCTTCACCCTGAAAACGCCTTTCGCGCCGTTCCTGTTTACCCTGGCCCACAACGGTGCTTCGATCATCAACCCCGATGTGGTCAACAAGAGTCCGGACGTAAACGCCTGGCTGTCGAGCCACACCGCGGGCTCCGGTCCTTTCCGCCTGAGCAACTGGCAAAAAGGCCAGTCGTTGACCATGGAGCCAAACACCTATTTCGCCGGCCCCAAACCAGCGCTGAAAACCGTGGTCATCAAGATCATCGGTGAGCCCTCCGTGCGCCGCCTGCAGTTGGAACGCGGTGACCTGGACATCATCGAAGACATGCCCGAAGACCAGCTTGGCGCTCTCGCCAGCAAGCCGGGCGTCGTGGTCAAGGATTTCCCGTCGTTGCGGGTGACCTACCTGTACCTGAACAACAAAAAGGGTCCGCTGACCAGCGTCGATGCCCGTCGTGCGATAACCGAAGCCGTGGATTACAACGGCATAGTCAAAGGCATCCTCAAGGACAAAGCCAAGCTGATGAACGGGCCGATCCCGGACGGCATGTGGGCTTATGACAGCTCGCTGTCGCCGATGAGGCAGGACATGGCAGCCGCCAAGGACAGCCTCGCCAAGGCACCGCAGAAAATCACCAACCTCAGCTACATGTATTCGGACAAGGATCCCAACTGGGAACCGATCGGCCTGACTCTGCAAGCCGCATTGGCGCCACTGGGCATCAACCTCAAGCTGGAAAAACTCGCCAACGCGACATTGCGTGAGCGCGTCGGCCAGGCGGACTACGACATCGCTGCCGGGGCCTGGAGCCCGGACTTCGCGGACCCGTACATGTTCATGAACTTTTGGTTCGACTCCAAGATGCAAGGCCTGCAAGGCAACCGCTCGTTCTACAGCAACCCGGAAGTCGACAAACTGATCCGCGAAGCAGCCGCTACCAGCGATACCGCCAAGCGCGTCGAGCTGTACCAGAGCGCGCAGAAGGTGGTGCTCAAGGACAGCGTTTACGCCTACCTCTATCAGAAGAGCTACACGCTGCCGATGCGTGACTCGGTCAAGGGCTACCTGTTCAACCCCATGCTCGAACAGGTGTTCAACCTGGGCAGTATGAGCAAGTAA
- a CDS encoding ABC transporter ATP-binding protein, giving the protein MNNAVIHTTTQMAPTILQLDNVRVRFPISNDWLGRPRGYAHALNGIDLQVRAGETLGIVGESGCGKSTLAQLLMGLVPPSSGELNWASRSGGEGSSNVQIVFQDPQSSLDPRLPVWKIITEPLYARGHASRAQMRDVAARVAAQVGIRPEYLDRFPHQFSGGQRQRIAIARALSSDPDIIVLDEPTSALDISVQAQILNLLVELQSARNLTYILISHNVSVVRHMANRVAVMYLGQIVELGSAAQVLDQPRHPYTRLLLEAVPRLGVPLHAEHVAAPTELPGNRRLPSGCFFRERCGLCTAGCEKPQALLENEQQRVRCHLQS; this is encoded by the coding sequence ATGAACAATGCCGTCATTCATACCACCACCCAAATGGCACCCACGATTCTCCAACTTGACAATGTTCGCGTCCGTTTCCCCATCAGTAATGATTGGCTCGGTCGACCGCGGGGATATGCCCACGCTCTGAACGGCATTGACCTTCAGGTACGGGCGGGAGAAACCCTCGGAATAGTGGGCGAGTCAGGCTGTGGCAAAAGCACATTGGCGCAGCTATTGATGGGCTTGGTGCCGCCCAGCAGCGGCGAGCTGAACTGGGCCAGTCGCAGCGGCGGCGAGGGCAGCAGCAACGTTCAAATTGTTTTCCAGGACCCACAGTCTTCGCTTGATCCGCGCTTGCCTGTCTGGAAAATCATCACCGAGCCGTTATACGCCCGAGGTCACGCCTCCCGTGCGCAGATGCGCGATGTGGCGGCCCGGGTCGCGGCCCAAGTCGGCATCCGCCCGGAATACCTGGACCGCTTTCCCCACCAGTTTTCCGGTGGTCAGCGACAGCGGATTGCCATTGCCCGAGCCCTCTCATCAGACCCGGATATTATTGTCCTGGACGAGCCGACATCGGCGCTGGATATTTCGGTTCAGGCACAGATCCTTAACCTTCTGGTGGAGTTACAAAGCGCTCGCAACCTGACTTATATCCTGATTTCCCACAACGTCTCAGTAGTCCGCCATATGGCAAACCGGGTAGCGGTGATGTACCTGGGGCAAATCGTTGAACTTGGCAGCGCAGCCCAGGTTCTCGATCAGCCACGCCATCCCTATACCCGCTTGTTGCTCGAGGCGGTACCACGACTAGGCGTGCCGCTGCATGCCGAACACGTTGCGGCGCCTACCGAATTGCCAGGGAACCGTCGGCTACCGAGTGGCTGCTTCTTCCGCGAACGTTGCGGCCTGTGCACCGCTGGCTGCGAAAAGCCCCAGGCCTTGCTGGAGAATGAGCAGCAGCGCGTGCGATGTCATTTGCAGAGCTGA
- a CDS encoding Mu transposase C-terminal domain-containing protein, whose amino-acid sequence MKSIEVKPGLLVVAGGALAVITKCLPGSLVEVEISKSRKKKTFDIENIEYIDPGYDPDKEIVVPIAAQARSLTDDFGELEIARIRFEVIGQYRSKQIGRSEACCRLGVSNGMFYRLLRMYDKDAGLYSLIRLKRGPAPGVLKIDEEVEGFIASAIKTSYEGKSATIARVWRKVEQLCIGTGKKAPSINTVAARVKSFDQVELYKKKYGHEAAQQKYQARPGKLITHAPLEFVQMDHTKVDVIVVDEKDRRPIGRPWLTVVLEKNTRVMLGYYLALHAPSSLSVACAISHAILPKKAFMEQLGRLPAEYPYYGKFKIIHMDNAKEFKTTGFQKACARNDIEPKWRPLGRKHYGGHIERLIGTMMNEYIHFLPGSTMSNTVQRKGVNSEKEASLTFREFCRWFAGEVAIYHGRVHRALGCSPSEVWNRYFANHEEGPRHPPMVARPMDLRMDFMPEERRTIRPDGVSLYQCKYWSPTLRLYVGHNDVTIKYDPFSMKTIWAGLNNEYEPLTFSDQTLEDCTLEDIRLRNRRARNGALTTPSLIGVVEENEQLVRESVKLTKKERRKVAAFNAYHGVRNAAGSAPKAEKSTVKNERPDYSKKSEPFRRVNK is encoded by the coding sequence ATGAAAAGCATAGAAGTGAAGCCAGGTCTATTGGTGGTTGCAGGGGGGGCTTTAGCTGTAATTACAAAATGCTTGCCTGGCTCATTAGTTGAAGTAGAGATTAGCAAGTCGCGAAAAAAGAAGACTTTTGATATTGAGAATATTGAGTATATAGATCCGGGGTATGACCCTGATAAAGAAATAGTAGTGCCGATTGCCGCTCAAGCCAGGTCTTTGACTGACGACTTTGGAGAACTAGAAATTGCAAGAATTCGCTTTGAAGTCATAGGGCAATATCGAAGTAAACAGATTGGCAGGTCTGAAGCATGTTGTCGTCTTGGTGTATCTAATGGAATGTTCTACAGGCTTCTGAGAATGTATGACAAAGATGCAGGTCTGTACTCACTAATAAGACTAAAGCGAGGTCCAGCACCAGGCGTGTTAAAGATCGATGAAGAAGTCGAAGGGTTTATTGCGTCAGCAATAAAAACCAGCTATGAAGGGAAGTCTGCGACAATCGCTCGAGTGTGGCGTAAAGTTGAGCAGTTATGCATTGGCACTGGGAAAAAAGCTCCATCTATAAATACGGTGGCTGCGAGAGTAAAGAGTTTTGATCAGGTTGAACTTTATAAAAAGAAATATGGGCATGAGGCTGCGCAACAAAAATACCAAGCCCGGCCGGGAAAGTTAATTACGCATGCGCCATTAGAGTTTGTTCAAATGGATCACACCAAGGTTGATGTGATTGTGGTTGATGAAAAAGACAGGCGGCCAATAGGGCGGCCTTGGCTAACAGTGGTTCTCGAAAAGAATACCCGTGTAATGCTCGGGTATTATTTGGCTCTGCACGCCCCCTCGTCACTTTCTGTAGCATGCGCTATATCTCATGCTATTTTGCCCAAGAAAGCATTCATGGAGCAACTAGGACGATTGCCTGCAGAGTACCCATATTATGGAAAGTTCAAAATTATTCATATGGATAACGCTAAGGAGTTCAAGACCACCGGGTTCCAGAAAGCTTGCGCAAGAAATGATATCGAACCTAAATGGAGGCCTCTTGGAAGGAAGCACTACGGCGGGCATATTGAGCGTTTGATTGGGACTATGATGAATGAATATATACATTTTTTACCCGGCTCAACGATGTCTAACACTGTCCAAAGGAAAGGTGTAAATAGTGAGAAAGAAGCTTCGTTAACCTTCAGGGAGTTTTGTAGATGGTTCGCAGGGGAGGTTGCCATCTACCATGGACGTGTCCATAGAGCTTTAGGGTGTTCGCCCTCAGAGGTATGGAATAGGTATTTCGCAAATCATGAGGAAGGGCCGCGTCACCCCCCTATGGTGGCACGTCCAATGGATCTTCGAATGGATTTTATGCCCGAGGAACGGAGAACAATTCGACCTGATGGTGTGTCGTTATACCAGTGCAAGTATTGGAGTCCAACTCTGCGACTATATGTTGGACATAACGATGTGACGATAAAGTATGACCCGTTTTCCATGAAAACTATCTGGGCAGGACTTAATAATGAATATGAGCCCCTTACTTTTTCAGATCAAACGTTAGAGGACTGCACCCTAGAAGATATTCGTTTAAGAAACCGGCGTGCTAGAAATGGGGCGCTGACGACTCCCTCCTTGATTGGAGTAGTAGAAGAAAATGAACAACTTGTGCGTGAGAGTGTAAAGCTTACGAAAAAGGAGAGGCGTAAAGTTGCAGCATTCAATGCATATCATGGGGTTAGAAACGCTGCCGGGTCCGCGCCTAAAGCGGAGAAGAGTACAGTAAAAAACGAACGGCCGGATTACTCGAAAAAATCAGAGCCCTTTAGAAGGGTAAATAAATGA
- the ddpX gene encoding D-alanyl-D-alanine dipeptidase, translating to MNNSPLVEIDAQRYQVQIDLIYAGAENLAGKVIYPNARCRLHRQAATCLEKASQLARQAGFVLRIYDAYRPPYAQYLLWEALPDNDYVRDPHLGSHHSRGVAVDLTLVGADGEPLDMGTAFDAMEEKSHQFYPDLPADVQRNRLLLLGIMLDAGFQAIPTEWWHYELPNADDYPLLEDE from the coding sequence GTGAACAACAGCCCACTTGTAGAGATTGATGCCCAGCGCTATCAGGTGCAAATCGACCTGATCTACGCCGGCGCAGAAAATCTGGCTGGAAAAGTGATCTATCCGAATGCTCGTTGCAGGTTGCACCGTCAGGCTGCAACTTGCCTGGAAAAAGCTAGCCAGCTCGCGCGCCAGGCCGGGTTTGTCCTGCGCATTTACGACGCCTACCGGCCACCCTATGCCCAGTACCTGTTGTGGGAAGCGCTACCAGACAACGACTACGTGCGTGACCCGCACTTGGGCTCCCACCATAGCCGTGGGGTGGCGGTGGATCTGACCTTGGTGGGCGCCGATGGTGAGCCACTGGACATGGGCACCGCATTCGACGCGATGGAAGAAAAGTCCCATCAGTTCTACCCCGACTTGCCAGCAGACGTGCAACGCAATCGTCTGCTGCTGCTGGGGATCATGCTGGATGCTGGTTTCCAGGCAATTCCCACCGAGTGGTGGCATTACGAACTACCGAACGCCGACGATTACCCATTGCTGGAGGACGAGTAA
- a CDS encoding SDR family oxidoreductase, with protein sequence MKTRTFLVTGASKGIGRALANQLSQAGHHVVGIARNSNDPHFPGTLISLDLGDRAQTERTLAGLVSRYDFDGLINNVGLVHPQALGDIQLDDFDEVMRINLHSALQATQALLPGMRNRGWGRIVNISSLTILGIPHRTAYAAAKAALVSFTRSWALELATTGITVNAVAPGPTETELFRAGNPLGSDGEARYLASVPMGRLGQPDEVAAAITFLLSEQSGFITGQTLFVDGGASVGKSMC encoded by the coding sequence ATGAAAACTCGTACTTTCCTTGTCACCGGTGCCAGCAAAGGCATCGGACGTGCGCTCGCGAACCAATTGTCCCAAGCGGGCCACCATGTAGTCGGCATCGCTCGCAACAGCAACGATCCACACTTTCCCGGCACCCTTATTTCCCTAGATCTGGGCGACCGGGCGCAGACCGAAAGAACGTTGGCGGGGCTCGTTTCTCGTTATGACTTCGATGGTTTGATCAATAACGTTGGCCTGGTACACCCGCAGGCATTGGGCGATATACAGCTCGATGACTTTGATGAGGTCATGCGGATCAATCTGCATAGCGCCTTGCAGGCAACGCAAGCACTGCTACCGGGTATGCGCAATCGCGGTTGGGGAAGGATCGTCAACATCTCCAGCCTGACCATTCTGGGAATCCCACATCGCACCGCCTATGCCGCGGCAAAAGCCGCGCTGGTCAGCTTCACGCGGTCCTGGGCATTGGAGTTGGCAACCACCGGGATCACCGTCAACGCCGTTGCTCCAGGCCCCACGGAAACCGAATTGTTCCGCGCCGGCAATCCGCTGGGCAGCGACGGTGAAGCGCGTTACCTGGCGAGCGTTCCCATGGGCAGGCTCGGTCAGCCGGATGAAGTCGCGGCGGCCATCACCTTCCTGTTATCGGAACAGAGCGGCTTTATCACTGGCCAGACATTGTTTGTCGATGGCGGAGCGTCCGTTGGCAAATCGATGTGCTGA
- a CDS encoding ABC transporter permease has translation MAFLTLLRKRLLGLLLVVFGVSLITFAISHLIPGDPARLIAGDRASDALVAGIRHQLGLDLPLYQQYGRYLMDLLHGDLGTSIRTSRPVLEDLQAFFPATLELALVALVLAVLVGIPLGVLSAVYHNRVIDQIARTLAVTGISTPAFWLGLGAIVLFYGHLGWLPGGGRLSEGLAPPPAITGFYLIDSLLAGDGRLFLDAVAHLILPAATLGFVTLGVVARQIRSAMLDQLGEDYIRTARAYGLSRWTVILRHALPNALIPSVTVLGLTLGDLLYGAVLTETVFAWPGMGAYVVKSIQSLDFPAVMGFAILVSFIYVLLNMAIDLLYRVIDPRIGEVN, from the coding sequence ATGGCCTTCCTGACTTTGTTGCGCAAGCGTCTGCTCGGCCTGTTGTTGGTCGTGTTCGGTGTTTCGCTGATTACCTTTGCAATTTCGCACTTGATTCCGGGCGATCCTGCCCGACTGATCGCTGGCGACCGTGCCAGCGATGCCTTGGTGGCCGGCATCCGTCATCAGCTGGGATTGGACCTGCCGCTGTATCAACAATACGGTCGTTATCTGATGGACCTGCTGCACGGAGACCTGGGCACCTCGATACGCACCAGTCGTCCCGTGCTGGAAGACTTGCAAGCGTTCTTCCCGGCAACCCTGGAACTGGCGCTGGTAGCGCTGGTACTGGCGGTTCTGGTCGGCATCCCGCTTGGCGTGCTGTCAGCGGTTTATCACAACCGGGTCATTGACCAGATCGCCCGTACCCTTGCGGTCACTGGAATTTCCACGCCGGCCTTTTGGCTCGGTCTTGGTGCAATCGTTCTGTTCTACGGTCACCTTGGCTGGCTACCGGGTGGTGGCCGGTTGTCCGAAGGGCTGGCGCCGCCACCGGCAATCACCGGTTTTTATCTGATCGACTCGCTGCTCGCCGGTGATGGCCGACTGTTTCTCGATGCTGTGGCGCACCTGATTCTTCCCGCTGCAACGCTGGGGTTCGTGACCTTGGGTGTCGTCGCACGACAGATTCGTTCAGCCATGCTTGATCAACTGGGTGAGGACTATATCCGCACCGCACGCGCCTATGGCCTGTCCCGATGGACCGTGATCCTGCGCCACGCACTGCCCAACGCCCTGATTCCTTCGGTGACCGTCCTCGGGTTGACCCTGGGTGATTTGCTGTATGGCGCAGTGCTGACCGAAACAGTATTTGCCTGGCCTGGCATGGGCGCCTATGTCGTCAAGTCGATCCAATCGCTGGACTTCCCCGCGGTGATGGGCTTCGCCATTCTGGTTTCGTTCATCTACGTGCTGTTGAACATGGCCATCGATCTTTTGTACCGCGTGATCGATCCACGCATCGGCGAGGTGAACTGA
- the ddpC gene encoding D,D-dipeptide ABC transporter permease → MSVTLTAARRPRWSEKTAYLAYQIRRSPLTMAGLTITSIVLLCMIFAPWLASHDPNALNLAERLAPPSSDHWFGTDEVGRDLFSRVLFGSQQSVGVGLFVAFASCFIGGLLGCFSGVVGGRFDALIMRLMDIMLSVPSLVLIMALAAALGASLFNAMLAITLVRIPSYVRLARGQALSIRQMGYVKAAQTFGAGRWHVVHWHVARNAMPPLLVQLSLDIGSAILMASALGFIGLGAQQPTAEWGAMVATGRNYILDNWWYSTFPGLAILITATGFNLLGDGVRDLLDPRQQGK, encoded by the coding sequence ATGTCCGTAACCCTGACGGCAGCGCGCCGCCCGCGCTGGAGCGAAAAAACCGCTTACCTGGCCTACCAGATCCGCCGAAGCCCGCTGACCATGGCGGGCCTGACGATCACTTCTATCGTGTTGCTGTGCATGATCTTCGCCCCTTGGCTCGCCAGCCACGATCCCAACGCCCTGAACCTCGCCGAACGCCTGGCGCCACCGTCCAGCGACCACTGGTTCGGCACCGACGAAGTCGGCCGCGACCTGTTCAGCCGCGTGCTGTTCGGTAGCCAACAGTCGGTGGGCGTCGGCCTGTTCGTGGCTTTTGCATCCTGTTTCATTGGCGGGTTGCTGGGATGTTTTTCGGGAGTGGTCGGTGGTCGTTTCGACGCGTTAATCATGCGCCTGATGGACATCATGCTGTCGGTGCCGTCGCTGGTACTGATTATGGCCCTGGCGGCGGCGTTGGGCGCGAGCCTGTTCAACGCCATGCTGGCGATTACCCTCGTGCGAATTCCGTCCTATGTGCGGCTGGCCCGTGGCCAAGCCTTGAGCATCCGGCAGATGGGGTACGTCAAGGCCGCCCAGACCTTCGGGGCTGGACGCTGGCACGTGGTGCACTGGCACGTGGCACGCAACGCGATGCCTCCACTACTGGTGCAACTGAGCCTGGATATCGGCAGTGCGATCCTCATGGCCTCGGCCCTGGGCTTTATCGGCCTGGGGGCACAACAGCCCACGGCCGAGTGGGGCGCGATGGTCGCTACCGGGCGTAACTACATCCTGGATAACTGGTGGTACTCGACCTTTCCGGGCCTGGCGATTCTGATCACAGCCACCGGCTTCAACCTGCTGGGCGATGGCGTGCGCGATCTGCTCGATCCACGGCAACAGGGGAAATGA